The Clostridium sp. DL-VIII DNA window AGTAAGCGTATATGTAGGTTTGTGAATTATAGACTTAAATATTTATTCAAAACTTAAATATTTATCCAAGTTATATAATTGACAAAAGAAAAAGATGGATATATAATAAGTGCAAATATTGAAACAATATTCCATATATGGAATAGTGAGGAGGGAATTGCTTGAATACAGCAATTTTAAGAGGAATAGAAATTTTAAAGTTTGTTGGAGAAAGTGAAGAACCTGTAACAATAGCTGAAATAAGTAAATATCTTGATATACCTAAAACTAGCGTATTTAATATAGTTAATGCATTAGTAAGTGAAAAGTTTTTGTCAATAAGTAATATGAAATTAAAGAATTATGAATTAGGAGTAGGCGTTTTTGAACTTGGAAGTTTATATTTAAATAAAATGGAATTAACTAAGATAGCTAGTACTACCTTAGAACAATTATCTGATAAAGTTGGAGAAACAGTGTTTCTAGCAGTAGTAAATGATAATGAACTTGTATATTTAGATAAACGAGAATCAAAAGGAACTTTAAGAACAACAGGCAATTTAGGATCTAGGACCTCAATGTATTCAACAAGTTTAGGCAAGGCTATTTTGGCAACTTATAATAATGTGCAGTTAAATAAATATTTTGAGCAAGTTACATTTGTTCCTAAAACTCAAAATACAATAATAGATAAAGAATGTTTGATAGAAAATTTAAATTTGATTAGAGAAAGAGGATATTCTATTTCTAATGAAGAAAATGAAGAAGGATTATTTTGTATAGCTGTACCTATATATAACAGAATAGGACAAGCAATAGCAGCAGTATCTATTTCAA harbors:
- a CDS encoding IclR family transcriptional regulator, giving the protein MNTAILRGIEILKFVGESEEPVTIAEISKYLDIPKTSVFNIVNALVSEKFLSISNMKLKNYELGVGVFELGSLYLNKMELTKIASTTLEQLSDKVGETVFLAVVNDNELVYLDKRESKGTLRTTGNLGSRTSMYSTSLGKAILATYNNVQLNKYFEQVTFVPKTQNTIIDKECLIENLNLIRERGYSISNEENEEGLFCIAVPIYNRIGQAIAAVSISTLKIKINDEKINTYEKYITKAALDISKKLGYIKESLF